The Thermotoga neapolitana DSM 4359 sequence AGACCTATTTTCATTTGATAAATTCCCACGGTGATTGCTACTTATCCACTGTTGAACAATATAGCAATGGGACGTGAAAGAATCATCAAAAACCCTGCAACCCATTTTTCCTTCCTTTGGTTTGAAGTACCTTAAAAGAAATGGTGCCAAAAGCTAAGTACAGTAAAGATAAAACAATCAAGATGATGAATTCTTTTTTCAAGTCAAGCAATGTGTTTGTTTTCATGAGAAAATAGCGTGTGAGGTCCAACCCCCACGTAAATGGAAAAGCATATGCAAGATATTCCAGCACTTTTGGAAGAACATTCACAGGAAAAAACATACCACCAATCAGAGGAGCGGCATTACCAAGCAAACTCACCAGTTCGTCCCCTTCTTTGAATCTCAACGTGATGCCAAAAAACAGAAAGACAAGACCGAAAGAAGCGATTATGGAAAGAATAACAACACCCGCTGCAAGGGCAAACTCAACCAGGTTGAAGGTCATCAGATTCAGCAGCACTGCCAGGACGATTATCGGAACAGACTCCACGGTAACTTTCACAAGACCAAAAACCGACCACGAGAGGATGTACCCTATGGAACTCACGGGCATGATGAACAGTTCTTCCAGCTGTCCTATTCTCATGTAGTACCTCAAAGCAAAGACAGATCCCCAGAGTACCTCAACGTAGTTCCAGTAAGCTGCCCCTAGCAGGAGGTATCCGATGATGTTCTTCGTGTTCGTCGCACCGTAGAAAAACCGTACAAGGCCTGATTCTGTGCCAAAGTAATAGAGCAGGACAACGGGCATTATCGTCAGAAGGGGTGTGAGGAAAGCTCCATACCAGTCTATTCTGTATCTTTTCGCACTCAGGAAACTGGCTTTTGCAAGATACAGACTTCTCACCATGATTCCCATTCTCCTTTTTTTCGAATCTCGTTTTCTGCCTTTTTAAGCAACCATACTCCGAGGATCAGATAGGCAAAACTCAAACCTGTCAGTATCAGGAGTTGGGGAACAAAGCCACTCATGTTTCCGTTTTTTATTATGCTTCTTCCTATGGAGATGAGGTAGGTGAGCGGTATCATGTACGAGATGAGTCGAACGTAAGAAGGGAAATTCTCAACAGGATTGACCATCCCTGAGAGGACGCCAAAAAAGAATTGGGCAGTGGAATTTATGCTTCTGATTCTCTTCTTCCACAACGACAACGCTGCGAAAAATATCGAAAAGAATGTTATGTAAACACCGCTCACCGCCAGCAAAAGAAGAAAGTAAAGATGGATCTCAAGCTTTATACCGGAAAGGTAGAAGAAAAGCAATGTGAAGAATGTTATGTACAGGTTCATTAAGAATGTGTCAGCGGCTTTTGAGAACAAAAAAGCCAAAAGACTGATTGGAGCAAGTACCACGGAGATGAGGGCACCTTCTTCTCTTTCTTCTGTGAATCCGTCTCCCACCCCAAAGAAGTACTGGTTCAGCCAGTACCAGAGCAGGGCTCCTATCAACACGTTCTCTGCAAGCGAGTTCACATCAGCGATTCTGGAAGAAAACACATAAGGTCCTATGATGAAAAATGGTGTCAGAGCCATGTTCACCCACACGAACCTGTATTTAAGCCTTATCTTCATCTCCTTCAGAACCAGATGGAGTATCTTCCTCATCCATATTTCGCCCCCTGATGAGGTTTTCGAACACCTCATATACTTCGCTTCTTTCGCTGCGGATATCCTTGTATCT is a genomic window containing:
- a CDS encoding ABC transporter permease — translated: MGIMVRSLYLAKASFLSAKRYRIDWYGAFLTPLLTIMPVVLLYYFGTESGLVRFFYGATNTKNIIGYLLLGAAYWNYVEVLWGSVFALRYYMRIGQLEELFIMPVSSIGYILSWSVFGLVKVTVESVPIIVLAVLLNLMTFNLVEFALAAGVVILSIIASFGLVFLFFGITLRFKEGDELVSLLGNAAPLIGGMFFPVNVLPKVLEYLAYAFPFTWGLDLTRYFLMKTNTLLDLKKEFIILIVLSLLYLAFGTISFKVLQTKGRKNGLQGF
- a CDS encoding ABC transporter permease yields the protein MRKILHLVLKEMKIRLKYRFVWVNMALTPFFIIGPYVFSSRIADVNSLAENVLIGALLWYWLNQYFFGVGDGFTEEREEGALISVVLAPISLLAFLFSKAADTFLMNLYITFFTLLFFYLSGIKLEIHLYFLLLLAVSGVYITFFSIFFAALSLWKKRIRSINSTAQFFFGVLSGMVNPVENFPSYVRLISYMIPLTYLISIGRSIIKNGNMSGFVPQLLILTGLSFAYLILGVWLLKKAENEIRKKGEWESW